A genome region from Solanum pennellii chromosome 12, SPENNV200 includes the following:
- the LOC107006965 gene encoding DCN1-like protein 1, with the protein MNKLGFARKEKVQQFMSVTGSNEKYAIQTMKTNDWRLEGALEAYYNQEHIKAATEKNRWEVLFNKYKDPNVDMIMADGISNLCNDLQVDPQDIVMLVLSWELKAETICEFSKQEFIGGVQSLEIDSMEKFKKKIPQLRSQLKDEDTFREIYNFTFDWAKEKGQKTLALETALALWHLLFAELEWPLIDQWCQFIQERHNKAISRDVWLQLLEFAKTVDATLSNYDAEGAWPCLIDEFVEYSIENGTCAKKSEE; encoded by the exons ATG AACAAGCTGGGGTTTGCGCGTAAAGAGAAAGTTCAGCAATTCATGTCTGTTACAGGGTCAAA TGAGAAATACGCTATTCAGACTATGAAGACCAATGATTGGCGTCTTGAAGGAGCATTAGAAGCATACTACAACCAGGAACATATTAAGGCAGCTACAGAGAAAAACCGATGGGAGGTGCTTTTCAATAAATACAAAG ACCCGAACGTTGACATGATTATGGCTGATGGTATTAGCAATCTCTGCAATGATCTTCAG GTTGATCCTCAGGATATAGTTATG TTGGTACTTTCGTGGGAATTGAAAGCTGAGACCATTTGTGAATTCTCGAAGCAGGAGTTCATTGGTGGAGTACAGTCTCTTGA AATAGATTCGATggagaaattcaagaaaaaaatccCTCAATTGCGATCTCAGTTGAAAGATGAAG ATACTTTCCGTGAAATTTACAACTTCACTTTTGATTGGGCAAAGGAGAAG GGTCAGAAAACTTTGGCCTTGGAAACAGCACTTGCATTGTGGCATTTGCTGTTTGCAGAATTGGAGTGGCCGTTGATTGATCAATGGTGTCAATTTATCCAG GAACGGCATAACAAGGCTATCTCACGTGACGTTTGGTTACAGCTACTGGAATTTGCAAAG ACTGTGGATGCGACATTATCTAACTATGATGCTGAAGGAGCTTGGCCTTGTCTTATTGATGAGTTTGTTGAATACTCGATCGAAAATGGCACTTGTGCTAAAAAGTCAGAGGAGTGA